Proteins encoded in a region of the Phoenix dactylifera cultivar Barhee BC4 chromosome 3, palm_55x_up_171113_PBpolish2nd_filt_p, whole genome shotgun sequence genome:
- the LOC103719214 gene encoding beta-1,2-xylosyltransferase XYXT1-like yields MMVHHHRSYFQQLRKGEAQQQQQQPDFMESHHFPSFMYHDYFNLRKSKLAALRVLFLFSLLSCSCFFGPRLLFYSLGTEYEPVLQARREEENRGPVPCSSIANNTICCDRTAFRTDVCFMRGDVRTHSPSNSILLFGNSSAAAPSMEEKIRPYTRKWETSIMDTIDELRLRTACADDLENHRCDVRHDVPAVVFSTGGYTGNVYHEFNDGIIPLYITSQHFNRQVVFVMLEYHDWWMTKHGDVVSRLSDHPPIDYSNDRRTHCFPEVIVGLRIHDELTVDSDRMENNKTIIDFRQLLDEAYTPRIRTIVRAEEQTSAPSLKPATERNVPSAKEKPKLVVVSRNGSRAIENERELVKLAEGVGFEVKVLRPERTTELAKIYQTLNSCDAMVGVHGAAMTHFLFMRPGSVFIQIVPLGTDWAAETYYGEPAKKMGLRYLPYKILPRESSLYREYGKGDPVLQDPESMNAKGWQVTKEVYLDGQNVMVELARFRKRLFRAHRYVLSRKTSINLKRKRQSIT; encoded by the exons ATGATGGTGCACCACCACCGCAGCTATTTCCAGCAGCTAAGAAAAGGCGAagcgcagcagcagcagcagcagccagATTTCATGGAGTCTCACCACTTCCCTTCGTTCATGTACCACGACTACTTTAATCTCAGGAAGTCGAAGCTTGCCGCCCTCCgtgtcctcttcctcttctccctcctttcCTGCAGCTGCTTCTTCGGGCCTCGACTCCTCTTCT ATTCTTTAGGGACGGAATATGAGCCGGTACTCCAAgcgagaagggaagaagagaacagGGGACCGGTCCCCTGTTCTTCGATTGCCAACAACACCATCTGCTGCGATCGCACCGCCTTTCGGACCGACGTTTGCTTCATGCGAGGCGACGTTCGGACTCATTCGCCCTCCAACTCCATCCTCCTCTTCGGCAATAGCTCCGCCGCCGCCCCTTCCATGGAGGAAAAGATCAGGCCTTATACGAGGAAGTGGGAGACCAGCATCATGGACACCATCGATGAGCTCCGCCTACGAACCGCCTGCGCCGACGACTTGGAGAACCACCGCTGCGATGTCCGCCATGACGTTCCCGCCGTTGTCTTCTCCACCGGTGGGTACACCGGCAACGTCTACCATGAGTTCAATGATGGCATCATCCCTCTCTACATCACCTCCCAGCACTTCAACCGGCAGGTGGTCTTCGTCATGCTCGAGTACCACGACTGGTGGATGACCAAGCACGGCGATGTAGTCTCTCGGCTCTCCGACCATCCTCCCATCGACTACTCCAACGATCGGAGAACCCACTGCTTCCCGGAAGTCATCGTCGGACTCCGCATCCATGATGAGCTCACGGTGGATTCCGATAGAATGGAAAACAACAAGACCATAATCGATTTCCGCCAGCTGCTCGACGAGGCCTACACACCTCGAATCAGAACAATTGTGAGGGCGGAAGAGCAGACGAGCGCGCCGTCGCTCAAACCAGCGACAGAACGGAATGTTCCTTCGGCAAAAGAGAAGCCAAAGCTGGTAGTTGTGTCGCGAAATGGATCGAGAGCGATCGAGAACGAGAGGGAATTGGTGAAACTGGCCGAAGGGGTCGGTTTCGAGGTGAAGGTATTGAGACCTGAACGCACCACCGAGCTTGCTAAGATTTATCAAACGCTGAATTCGTGCGACGCCATGGTGGGAGTCCATGGGGCGGCGATGACGCACTTCTTGTTCATGAGGCCAGGATCGGTGTTCATCCAAATAGTGCCGCTGGGGACCGACTGGGCGGCGGAGACATACTACGGCGAGCCGGCGAAGAAGATGGGGCTGCGATATCTTCCGTATAAGATCCTGCCGAGGGAGAGCTCATTGTATAGGGAGTATGGAAAGGGCGATCCAGTGCTGCAAGACCCAGAGAGTATGAATGCCAAGGGGTGGCAGGTGACCAAGGAGGTATATTTGGATGGGCAGAATGTGATGGTGGAGTTGGCTCGATTTCGAAAGCGTTTATTTCGAGCTCATCGGTACGTACTCTCGAGGAAGACATCCATCAACTTGAAGCGGAAGAGACAATCTATAACATGa